The following nucleotide sequence is from Tolumonas lignilytica.
TGTTTTTCGGTAAATGCTTCGTCGTTTGAAATCTCAGAAATGATCCCCCAGTGCTGTCCCATGACATTTATCGGTGCGTAAGCGGCAATAACATCCTGCCCCAGATAGCCCACCATGGTGACCACACCCGATTGACCCGCTAATGCCCGTTCTCCCGCCAGTGAATTTTCTCGTTGTAACGCGACTGCACTTTTGCGTAACCGAATTTGTTCTAAGTGATCCTGTCCGCCTGCGGCAGTTATTTGTTTAAAATAGCTGCCCGGTTCTTCCAACACACCACGGCTTTCTGATCGCAAGCGGCTATCACTACCCAACAGATAGGCTTCGCCGGTTTTACCCAGCCCAACCTTATTCCATTGCTGATTACTGGTCATGACTCTGGTGATTTGAGCCTGAGAAACCTGGATGATCAGCGACCCCACTCGCACGTCACCATCAAAAATAGGCAATGCCATAAAAGCTGCCGGTGTACCTGAAGAGGGGAAATAAGGTGCAAAATCCGTCAAAAAGACAGTTCCGGCTTTTGCGGAGCGCACCGAATTCCATGCCTGAGCCAGCCCTGAATTCTTTAACTGGCTATCCGCCAGTGACACCGCATAATCCGGCTCTTTGAAAACGGAATAGACCACCCGCCCATCGTTATTCACCAGAAACAGGTCGTAAAAACCAAACTCCTGCTGTATCCGTCTCAATTCAGGGTGATAGGTCATATGATAGACATCATAGCGCGCGGCAAATTTCCCTTTCTTCTCTGCCTGATCCAAAAGCTGTTTTGAACCCAGCGGATTAGGATTCTGGCTGATATACCGCGCCTGATAAAAGAGAGAGGCTTTGTCGAGGCTGGCTAAATAGCTATTGATGGTTTCGGCTTTAACTGAGGGGTCAATCTGCTGATTCTGCTTTAAGAAAACGTCCCGATAATAGGTGCTGATGCTTTGCTTTTCCTGCTCATCCGGCTCCACATACAAATCAAAACCATTAGCCAGATCGCGCATGGCTGTCACCGTATGTGAATTCATGGCAATACTCTGGGTAATGGTTTTCAAATTCTCAAAATAACTATTCAGTTGGTCGCGTTTCATTTCTCGCACCGCCACCAATTTAGCGGTGACCTGATCATAAAGCGCATGATTAATTTGATCGGAAATGGAATAACTGATCACACCTGTTGCACTAATAAGAGGCAAAACGCCGATACCAATAATAGCCAACAAAATTCGCGTTTTTATTTTCATGGATGAACTCTCTGCTGAACGTGCTATTCGCTCCATAAAACCCTAGTTTCATGGCACTTTTATGTTCATCAACAAAGCAATATATGAGCCAAGCCAGATAAATAACTACTAAACAGGCACAGAGGTTTCAAATTCGCGCACCACCCAGCAGGCTGGTTGCCTGCTGAGGTGGAAAAGAAAGGATTTATACAGCGGCAGTATTGTAACGACCGGGTTTATGGTTGGTTGCCAAAACCACATTGACGATGACAGCAGCAAATACTGAAAGCAGCAGGACAGACCAAGAGGTAATAAACGCAGATGAAAGCACAATGGTGCAATCCAACCCCATCTGCACTTTACCGGCGCTCAGGCCATAATGTTCCTGTAACCACAAGCAGAGAATATTAAACCCACCCAAACTGGCGCGATGCCGAAACAGGATCAACAAGCCCACACCAATTAACGCACTTCCCATCAGTGCCGCATAAATCGGCCGGACCGTGTGAAATTGCATCCATTGATGTAAATGATCCCCCAGAAAAGAAACGGCAGAGACTGAAAGCAGGGTTTTGAGAACAAAAAGCCCACCCAAG
It contains:
- a CDS encoding methyl-accepting chemotaxis protein, which encodes MKIKTRILLAIIGIGVLPLISATGVISYSISDQINHALYDQVTAKLVAVREMKRDQLNSYFENLKTITQSIAMNSHTVTAMRDLANGFDLYVEPDEQEKQSISTYYRDVFLKQNQQIDPSVKAETINSYLASLDKASLFYQARYISQNPNPLGSKQLLDQAEKKGKFAARYDVYHMTYHPELRRIQQEFGFYDLFLVNNDGRVVYSVFKEPDYAVSLADSQLKNSGLAQAWNSVRSAKAGTVFLTDFAPYFPSSGTPAAFMALPIFDGDVRVGSLIIQVSQAQITRVMTSNQQWNKVGLGKTGEAYLLGSDSRLRSESRGVLEEPGSYFKQITAAGGQDHLEQIRLRKSAVALQRENSLAGERALAGQSGVVTMVGYLGQDVIAAYAPINVMGQHWGIISEISNDEAFTEKQKILSSIAEHSVVIALIVLIIAILFGLTMSRRLINPLRELVDSFQELAKGEGDLNVRLASAQRSDEIGELSTAFNSFISNIRGVVIEVSGAATQLASVSHELQKQTHDVLHGISGQRGMTQTIASAMTEFAASIDEVARSSHETFNAMSVADQVTLSGADNAQRSAKEIEHLSEETKESAQAMSYLSQQIDEISGVLDVINGIASQTSLLALNAAIEAARAGELGRGFAVVADEVRSLSSRTQNATVDIQRKIELLRSAADESVNRVNSAMNNAGASIELVRQTSAEIQQIRQLVSDVQSMHAQITSALSEQQSTVKEMESNVTDIHELSESTAAHTTQTANQAQQLQVLSDRLSELVKRFHTE
- a CDS encoding YitT family protein, whose translation is MPVQHSWLEDMLAMLTATGLISLGIVFFNQPGLVVGGTAGLALLLHKLLPFSFGQLFFTLNIPFYWLAWKRLGGLFVLKTLLSVSAVSFLGDHLHQWMQFHTVRPIYAALMGSALIGVGLLILFRHRASLGGFNILCLWLQEHYGLSAGKVQMGLDCTIVLSSAFITSWSVLLLSVFAAVIVNVVLATNHKPGRYNTAAV